A single region of the Amphiprion ocellaris isolate individual 3 ecotype Okinawa chromosome 4, ASM2253959v1, whole genome shotgun sequence genome encodes:
- the slc25a4 gene encoding ADP/ATP translocase 1, which translates to MSDAVISFMKDFLAGGIAAAISKTAVAPIERVKLLLQVQHASKQITADMQYKGIIDCVVRIPKEQGFLSFWRGNLANVIRYFPTQALNFAFKDKYKKIFLGGVDQKTQFWRYFAGNLASGGAAGATSLCFVYPLDFARTRLAADIGKGAAEREFTGLGNCITKIFKTDGIKGLYLGFNVSVQGIIIYRAAYFGCFDTAKGMLPDPKNTHIVVSWMIAQTVTAAAGLISYPFDTVRRRMMMQSGRKGADIMYKGTIDCWRKILKDEGSKAFFKGAWSNVIRGMGGAFVLVLYDEIKKFTV; encoded by the exons ATGTCGGACGCGGTGATTAGTTTTATGAAGGATTTTTTGGCAGGTGGTATTGCCGCTGCCATCTCCAAAACAGCCGTCGCTCCCATTGAGAGAGTCAAGTTGTTGCTGCAG GTCCAGCATGCCAGCAAACAGATCACCGCAGATATGCAGTACAAGGGAATCATTGACTGTGTGGTCAGGATCCCAAAGGAGCAGGGCTTCCTTTCCTTCTGGAGAGGCAACCTAGCCAACGTCATCCGTTACTTCCCCACCCAAGCCCTTAACTTTGCCTTCAAAGACAAGTACAAGAAGATCTTCCTCGGTGGCGTGGATCAAAAAACACAGTTCTGGCGCTACTTCGCTGGTAACCTGGCATCTGGCGGTGCCGCAGGTGCGACATCACTCTGCTTCGTCTATCCTCTCGACTTCGCCAGAACAAGGTTGGCTGCCGACATCGGTAAAGGCGCTGCTGAGAGAGAGTTCACCGGTCTTGGAAACTGTATCACCAAGATCTTCAAAACCGATGGCATCAAGGGTCTTTACCTCGGATTCAACGTGTCAGTGCAGGGTATTATCATCTACAGAGCGGCCTACTTCGGATGCTTCGACACAGCTAAAG GAATGCTGCCAGATCCCAAGAACACGCACATCGTCGTCAGCTGGATGATCGCCCAGACTGTGACCGCTGCTGCTGGTCTCATTTCATACCCCTTCGACACAGTCAGACGTCGTATGATGATGCAGTCTGGACGCAAAGGAG CTGACATCATGTACAAGGGCACAATCGACTGCTGGAGGAAGATCCTCAAGGACGAGGGATCAAAAGCCTTCTTCAAAGGTGCTTGGTCCAACGTGATCAGAGGCATGGGTGGTGCCTTTGTGTTGGTGCTGTACGACGAGATCAAGAAGTTCACTGTCTAA
- the cfap97 gene encoding cilia- and flagella-associated protein 97, whose product MFNPGELEGEVDHSFFDSDCAESSGDGWKKTEKGLKAEKESHAAHETLHAKHAEHAQGDHSLRTERTRKHQKEVENNNSRRVERKERRRASSVSSVSGTSDKVINDSSESEVDSNLHSKRPSGTFMALLADSRDVDDTDAYNQSPNESEEEALAFKASTKRRYKQSPKKLLRNRCSRSPSPASSETSADADPESSCSSSSRRSSTSLESPTPSKPNQSSLCPGVRRQSSGSRDLPDIHTEESDDRMTDVSPLSSNDTSPLQSLDLNHREVEKGSHEEEQQQESVPSSGLSNRHQDEDSDPDVDDCSLRLESQLESSLVLRCPGGRNRKNYSFTNDEVRRIDRENQRLLRELSRLSPGPRPGSVVGKKTHVGVKSPLIRPSHSALNRQREQQRIERENLAFLKRLESVKPTPGLKRSEQLADYQRQVGYLGAPSYPICRSTAKKDRSSTRTASATGARSASCRAASATTDSSSTPSRRSKKLSAARPAWC is encoded by the exons ATGTTCAACCCCGGTGAACTTGAAGGTGAAGTTGACCATTCATTCTTCGATAGTGACTGTGCTGAGAGCAGTGGAGATGGatggaaaaagacagagaaaggttTAAAGGCTGAAAAGGAGAGCCATGCTGCACATGAGACACTGCATGCAAAACATGCTGAACATGCACAAGGGGATCACTCCCTGAGGACTGAAAGGACAAGAAAACACCAGAAAGAGGTGgagaacaacaacagcagaagaGTAGAAAGGAAAGAGAGACGCAGGGCATCCAGTGTATCATCTGTCTCTGGAACATCAGATAAAGTCATAAATGATAGCAGTGAAAGTGAGGTTGACTCTAATTTGCACTCTAAAAGGCCCAGTGGAACATTTATGGCTTTGTTGGCTGACTCCAGAGATGTCGATGATACGGATGCCTATAACCAAAGCCCAAATGAGAGTGAAGAAGAAGCATTAGCATTCAAAGCCAGCACTAAAAGGAGATATAAGCAATCTCCAAAAAAACTGCTAAGAAATCGGTGTAGCCGAAGTCCATCTCCTGCTTCAAGTGAGACCAGTGCAGATGCAGACCCAGAGAGCtcctgtagcagcagcagccgcagGAGCAGCACCAGTTTAGAGTCCCCCACTCCCTCCAAACCCAACCAGTCTTCTTTATGTCCTGGAGTAAGGAGGCAGTCATCAGGATCTCGGGATTTGCCTGATATTCACACAGAGGAGTCTGATGATAGAATGACAGATGTGAGCCCGCTCTCCTCTAATGACACCAGCCCTCTGCAGTCGTTGGACCTGAACCACAGAGAGGTTGAAAAGGGAAGCCAtgaagaggagcagcagcaggagagtgTGCCCTCCAGTGGCCTTAGCAACAGGCATCAAGATGAGGATTCAGATCCGGATGTGGATGACT GCTCTCTCCGTCTAGAGAGTCAGCTCGAAAGTAGCCTGGTCCTTCGCTGTCctggaggaagaaacagaaagaactacTCGTTCACTAATGATGAAGTGCGGCGCATAGATCGGGAGAATCAGCGACTTCTTCGGGAGCTGTCGCGCCTTTCTCCGGGGCCCAGACCTGGAAGCGTTGTTGGGAAGAAAACCCATGTGGGAGTTAAGTCGCCTTTAATTCGCCCGTCTCACAGTGCACTGAACAGACAGCGGGAACAGCAACGCATTGAGAGGGAGAACCTG GCTTTCTTGAAGAGACTGGAGTCTGTCAAACCTACACCTGGCTTGAAGCGCTCAGAACAACTGGCAGACTATCAGCGCCAAGTCGGATACCTGGGAGCTCCTTCATATCCCATCTGCAGGTCAACCGCAAAAAAAGACAGATCTAGCACCAGGACAGCCTCAG CAACAGGTGCCAGGTCAGCCAGCTGCAGAGCAGCTTCCGCCACCACTGACTCCAGCAGCACACCTTCACGCAGGTCAAAAAAACTGAGTGCAGCCCGACCTGCCTGGTGCTGA
- the ufsp2 gene encoding ufm1-specific protease 2 → MVVVDSDSEIILRVKGPLELKCQLDTSDAQLTRRVISRTFESLRSQVQSESCVLAVCDSPVFIWPNKSVHATPEEITPNTPCEDIQQWIQTDDQESAGKRSAKKKSKKSSSASVINLRLMMELTQPGPLSAPILSKTVQRSHFLAATLPMDCVVCIGCSDTIKYACERLLEALTRQLCDMEKVTLQHMRGPTVLVPEALHFLLPEPKGLVTVVYTEGVSDSQLETQRKELHQQFELPDDRPYFRRANAYHFPNEPYKDGYLRNPHVVLTHPTLDNGKLYLVQGIYSYHHYMQDRMDDNGWGCAYRSLQTICSWFQQQGYVERSVPTHKEIQQALVDVGDKQASFVGSRQWIGSIEVQAVLNQLLGITSKIMFVSQGSELASKGRELANHFLTEGTPIMIGGGVLAHTILGVTWSETTGQIRYLILDPHYTGAEDLQLITDKGWCGWKGPDFWDQTAYYNLCLPQRPKVI, encoded by the exons ATG GTTGTCGTAGACTCCGACTCTGAGATCATTCTTCGTGTCAAAGGGCCGCTGGAGCTGAAATGTCAGCTGGACACCTCAGATG CACAGCTTACACGAAGGGTAATCTCAAGAACATTTGAGAGTCTTCGCTCCCAGGTGCAGTCTGAATCCTGTGTCCTCGCAGTCTGTGACAGTCCTGTGTTCATTTGGCCAAACAAAAGTGTTCACGCCACACCTGAAGAAATCACTCCTAATACGCCATGTGAAGATATACAACAGTGGATACA GACAGATGACCAAGAGAGTGCTGGCAAGAGATctgcaaagaagaaaagcaaaaaaagttcTTCAGCA AGTGTCATAAACCTTCGCCTGATGATGGAGTTGACACAGCCAGGTCCTCTCTCAGCACCGATCCTCAGCAAAACAGTCCAGAGATCCCATTTCTTGGCTGCAACTCTTCCCATGGACTGTGTTGTCTGTATCGGCTGCAGTGACACAATCAAATA TGCCTGTGAGCGGCTGCTGGAGGCGCTAACTCGCCAGCTGTGTGACATGGAGAAAGTGACCCTGCAGCACATGAGGGGTCCAACAGTCCTCGTCCCTGAAGCGCTCCACTTCCTCCTTCCAGAGCCAAAAGGCCTGGTGACTGTGGTTTATACTGAAGGAGTGTCTGACAGCCAACTAGAGACACAACGGAAG GAGTTGCATCAGCAGTTTGAGCTGCCAGATGACAGGCCTTACTTTAGAAGAGCCAATGCTTACCACTTTCCAAATGAGCCCTACAAAGACGGTTATCTGCGAAACCCTCATGTGGTTCTCACACATCCTACGCTGGATAATGGAAAG TTGTACTTGGTCCAGGGGATCTACAGCTATCACCACTACATGCAGGATCGTATGGATGACAACGGTTGGGGCTGCGCTTATCGCTCCCTGCAGACCATCTGCTCCTGGTTCCAGCAGCAAGGTTACGTAGAGCGTTCTGTTCCCACTCACAAGGAGATCCAGCAG GCTTTGGTGGATGTTGGAGACAAGCAGGCATCCTTTGTGGGGTCACGTCAGTGGATCGGATCCATTGAGGTTCAGGCTGTCCTCAACCAGCTGCTTGGGATCACTTCCAAGATCATGTTTGTGAG TCAGGGATCTGAGTTGGCATCAAAAGGCAGAGAACTGGCCAACCACTTCCTCACTGAAGGAACACCCATCATGATTG GAGGGGGAGTTTTAGCTCACACTATCCTGGGTGTGACATGGAGTGAGACCACAGGGCAGATCCGCTACCTCATCCTAGATCCTCATTACACAGGAGCAGAGGACTTGCAGCTCATCACAGACAAG GGCTGGTGTGGCTGGAAAGGACCTGATTTTTGGGATCAAACTGCGTATTATAATTTGTGTCTGCCTCAGAGGCCGAAGGTCATCTGA